A single Trypanosoma brucei gambiense DAL972 chromosome 9, complete sequence DNA region contains:
- a CDS encoding 20S proteasome subunit alpha-6, putative: MSRAGFDKYITVFSPEGSLYQVEYAFKAVTYAGLLTVAIRCKDAVLVFTQHSVPDKLMRPETITSLYNVNDNTGVCITGRAPDGKALVQKARNEASEYKYRYGMPMPVSVLAKRVADMAQVRTQQAGMRLMGTIMTFVGMEQNDEDGAWIPQIYCVDPAGWCGSYHACAVGKKQIEACAFLEKKQKNAPFHTLSQKEAAMIALAALQSALGESLRASGVEVGRCTADDHHFSRVPDREVEEWLTLLAEAD; this comes from the coding sequence ATGAGCCGAGCTGGGTTTGACAAGTACATTACTGTCTTCAGCCCGGAAGGGTCCCTCTATCAAGTCGAATATGCCTTCAAGGCAGTTACCTACGCGGGGCTGCTAACGGTGGCCATACGTTGCAAAGATGCTGTGCTTGTTTTCACGCAGCACAGTGTTCCGGACAAGCTTATGCGACCTGAAACCATTACCTCTCTCTACAATGTGAACGATAACACTGGTGTATGCATAACTGGGAGGGCTCCCGATGGAAAGGCGCTTGTGCAGAAGGCACGTAACGAGGCGTCGGAGTACAAGTACCGCTACGGCATGCCAATGCCTGTTAGCGTCCTCGCAAAGCGAGTGGCAGACATGGCACAGGTGAGGACGCAGCAAGCAGGCATGCGACTGATGGGAACCATCATGACGTTTGTGGGCATGGAACAAAATGATGAGGATGGTGCGTGGATTCCACAGATTTACTGCGTAGACCCAGCGGGGTGGTGCGGCAGCTACCACGCATGTGCCGTGGGGAAAAAGCAAATTGAGGCCTGCGCCTTTcttgaaaagaaacagaaaaatgcaCCATTCCACACGTTGTCCCAGAAAGAAGCCGCAATGATTGCGCTTGCGGCACTCCAGAGCGCACTCGGTGAGTCTTTGAGGGCGTCAGGTGTGGAGGTTGGGAGGTGTACAGCAGATGACCACCATTTCTCACGGGTTCCAGAtagggaggtggaggagtggCTAACTCTACTTGCGGAGGCTGATTAG
- a CDS encoding AMP deaminase, putative codes for MSVSLAPGRSSFFLRPWQSVNQFGQSPQPHPTATTEGRNDYLKCQLQESNMFKVVIDGDDGGVDLRKVYKRLDLAIDMRTQYKKSNEVSHLSANLKHVSISQEDGVYRASCRDVSIVCSQPWKKFVKDVQQLKLTVGNTTCIKACSHRLNIIQERSRMFFLLNADIEERHSFSKAGGVFSNVTKVDNCVLLSRFPDGQELLDFIQDWYRHTPDAPIRLRDGSNSTLRELFQANGVEDPTRLTVEGLGWQLYHGNYDKDDRKRDNKPLSAELRYSFLHLRGSCTARFLQCRMQREEQRTYNVQATEYSIPVYATYPGELFDIAEALHGQNIGPYKNNMWILELRLKHEVPSGVNYAVECKTIQDQLDNLFLPLFKATLQPSTQKYSSLVWLLKQLGGFQVEAVSTGVEADLDVESPVPSDINYEDKPNGLYYVYYIYANMKVLNDLRKMRGLNTFQLRISGTHQNCVNALLAGYLLGDVITRATRIMDYPVLQYLCGLHGVGLTVSPLHDHVRGVTPYQKHPLPNFLHRCLKVAISTHAPLYFHHSMTPLIEEYGTAMNLFRLSFLDVTELARNSVIMSSFPSERKKEWLGQRYHRGVDGNEFEKSQVTNVRLAFREESWELEHSLLRDLRLNQLSPQEVAGPSRWYYLSRVKEVEYDTVLDMRIRFPRTVLSGPLKEVKSAVAAAPHVARALDLRFKYIWEPPNPWETTSERTVEADFRRKTDSFNEDDWTYAASDAVFISFPKNVVHAWPRHVPTLEAFNSDLAELHGICSRPEVKDFAHQRLENLEHKFRLHLALNHANEAGTTEERTSSNRDIYQAVKVDTHIHMAAGMTGRQLLNFVVKKLVYSGDDIAFKKGDTILTLAQFFKNNGITPNLTVDQLNVQADHTLFERFDNFNNKYNPLESPDMRSLLLKTDNFMKGRYFAELIHDVFAQYSRDRHTYAENRVSIYGTNVKEWDSLALWFSTHGMSSQHNKWIIQVPRVYKVFRAQNIIGSFGQYLQNIFQPLWEASLHPSQHPLVHNFLNHVSGFDSVDNEATIDTPFTVVSPWAWTSVENPSYDYYLYYLYANIRTLNEFRASRGFSTFALRPHCGESGSVGHLYGAFLCANSICHGINLRKDPPMQYLYYLSRIGLHVSPLSNNALFLRFLNNPFPEFFRRGLNVSLSTDDPMMFHQTQEPLIEEYSVAARVWGLSPNDLCEIARNSVLQCGFDYTFKREAIGDCWYMSSSLGNDPLRTHLSDIRVAFRFETYHTEMQMLELCSGRPIKRCMLTTHQEEEINEMNVGIDANEVILSTHDQAMEMLLRDIESTRESLRVKRLDADALRRQQRHLVENLVEVGARRQSAMEAVERENRAKSLRYPRGVPPVPDTEFMTAERETVKRLLRWRPMPPGVLRHVRVEDVPKKGGRELPSLPPLHR; via the coding sequence ATGAGTGTGTCTCTGGCTCCCGGGCGTAGCTCATTTTTTCTTAGGCCATGGCAGAGTGTGAATCAGTTCGGCCAGTCACCGCAACCGCATCCAACTGCAACTACTGAAGGGCGCAATGACTACTTGAAATGTCAGTTGCAGGAATCAAATATGTTCAAGGTGGTCATCGACGGAGATGACGGCGGAGTGGATTTGCGCAAGGTGTACAAACGTCTCGATCTTGCCATCGACATGAGGACCCAGTATAAGAAGTCTAACGAGGTCTCACATTTGTCAGCAAATCTGAAGCATGTATCTATTTCACAGGAGGATGGTGTTTATCGTGCCTCTTGCAGGGATGTGTCAATTGTGTGTTCACAACCGTGGAAAAAGTTTGTCAAGGATGTGCAGCAGCTGAAACTAACTGTCGGGAATACAACATGCATTAAAGCTTGTTCGCACCGGCTGAACATTATACAGGAGCGGTCTAGgatgtttttccttcttaaTGCCGATATTGAGGAAAGACATAGCTTTAGCAAGGCCGGTGGGGTCTTTTCCAACGTCACGAAGGTAGATAATTGTGTTCTCCTGTCACGATTCCCTGATGGTCAGGAGCTGTTGGACTTCATCCAAGATTGGTATCGCCACACCCCTGATGCCCCGATTCGCTTGCGCGACGGATCCAACTCCACTTTGAGGGAACTGTTCCAAGCTAATGGCGTGGAGGATCCCACACGTCTGACTGTCGAGGGCCTGGGGTGGCAATTATATCATGGAAATTATGATAAAGACGATCGTAAACGTGACAATAAACCACTCAGTGCGGAACTGCGGTACAGCTTTCTGCACCTTCGGGGTTCCTGCACGGCGCGCTTTCTTCAGTGTCGGATGCAGAGGGAGGAACAGCGGACATATAATGTACAAGCGACGGAGTACTCTATTCCAGTGTATGCAACCTACCCTGGAGAGTTGTTCGATATTGCAGAGGCACTACATGGGCAGAACATTGGACCctacaaaaataatatgtGGATCCTGGAGCTCCGTTTGAAGCACGAGGTTCCTTCCGGGGTGAACTACGCGGTTGAATGCAAAACAATTCAAGACCAGCTTGATAACCTTTTTCTGCCGCTCTTCAAGGCCACATTACAACCATCAACACAAAAGTATTCCTCTCTTGTTTGGCTGTTAAAGCAGCTTGGTGGCTTTCAAGTTGAGGCCGTGTCTACCGGTGTTGAAGCGGATTTGGACGTGGAATCACCTGTACCAAGCGATATTAACTATGAAGACAAGCCGAATGGATTGTATTACGTGTATTACATCTATGCAAACATGAAGGTTCTGAATGATCTTAGAAAAATGAGGGGGCTCAACACTTTCCAACTCCGCATTAGTGGCACTCACCAGAATTGTGTGAACGCGCTTCTGGCTGGATATTTGCTAGGGGACGTGATTACGCGAGCCACGAGGATTATGGATTACCCCGTGTTGCAATATCTTTGCGGTCTCCACGGCGTTGGTCTTACTGTCAGTCCCCTTCACGATCATGTGCGCGGTGTCACTCCATACCAGAAGCATCCCCTTCCTAACTTTCTACACCGCTGCCTCAAGGTGGCGATAAGTACACATGCGCCCCTTTACTTTCATCACAGTATGACGCCATTAATAGAGGAATATGGAACTGCAATGAATTTATTTCGTTTGAGTTTCCTAGATGTTACGGAGCTAGCACGAAACAGTGTCATAATGTCTTCCTTTCCATCGGAGCGGAAGAAGGAATGGCTTGGGCAGCGGTACCATCGGGGTGTCGACGGTAACGAGTTTGAAAAGAGTCAGGTGACAAACGTGCGTCTCGCATTTCGTGAAGAATCGTGGGAGCTAGAACATAGTTTGCTTCGTGACTTGCGCCTCAACCAATTGTCACCACAGGAGGTTGCCGGCCCTTCACGGTGGTACTACCTGAGTCGCGTGAAGGAAGTGGAATACGACACTGTCTTGGACATGCGCATTCGTTTTCCCCGCACGGTACTAAGTGGACCACTAAAGGAAGTGAAATCAGCGGTCGCCGCCGCCCCTCACGTCGCGCGGGCGCTAGATTTGCGTTTTAAGTACATATGGGAACCGCCTAATCCATGGGAAACAACCTCGGAGCGTACAGTCGAAGCCGACTTCCGGAGGAAAACAGATAGTTTCAATGAAGATGACTGGACATATGCCGCTAGTGACGCAGTTTTCATTTCGTTCCCAAAGAATGTCGTCCACGCGTGGCCTCGGCATGTTCCCACACTGGAGGCCTTTAACAGTGATTTGGCTGAACTTCATGGAATTTGTTCACGCCCAGAGGTGAAGGACTTTGCGCACCAACGGTTGGAAAATCTTGAGCACAAGTTTCGTCTACACCTTGCCCTCAACCACGCCAACGAGGCAGGGACGACGGAAGAGCGTACATCATCAAACCGAGACATTTATCAAGCGGTTAAGGTGGATACGCACATTCACATGGCGGCTGGAATGACCGGTAGACAACTTCTGAATTTCGTAGTGAAGAAGCTTGTCTACAGTGGTGACGATATCGCCTTTAAGAAGGGCGATACAATCCTCACACTCGCTCAGTTCTTTAAGAACAACGGTATCACACCGAATCTGACAGTTGATCAGCTTAATGTTCAGGCGGACCACACATTGTTCGAGCGGTTTGACAATttcaataataaatataatcCTCTTGAATCACCTGACATGCGTTCGCTACTGCTCAAAACGGACAACTTTATGAAAGGGCGGTATTTTGCTGAGTTGATTCATGACGTGTTTGCTCAATACTCAAGAGATCGACATACGTATGCTGAGAATCGTGTCTCGATTTATGGGACCAACGTCAAGGAATGGGATAGCCTTGCTCTCTGGTTCTCTACACATGGTATGTcttcacaacacaacaaatggATCATCCAGGTTCCACGTGTTTACAAGGTGTTCCGTGCCCAAAATATCATCGGCAGTTTCGGCCAGTACCTTCAGAATATCTTCCAGCCGCTTTGGGAGGCATCTTTGCACCCGTCGCAGCATCCACTGGTGCATAATTTCTTGAACCATGTGAGCGGTTTTGATTCTGTCGACAACGAAGCAACGATAGACACACCTTTCACCGTGGTATCCCCATGGGCGTGGACGTCCGTCGAAAATCCCTCCTACGACTACTATCTATACTACTTGTATGCCAACATCCGCACACTCAATGAGTTCCGCGCCTCGCGTGGCTTTTCGACATTTGCCCTGCGGCCGCACTGTGGAGAATCTGGATCCGTTGGCCATCTCTATGGGGCGTTTCTCTGCGCCAATAGCATATGCCACGGCATCAATCTTCGTAAGGATCCTCCTATGCAGTACTTGTACTATCTTTCGCGGATTGGTTTGCACGTTTCGCCGCTGAGCAACAACGCGCTTTTTTTGAGGTTTTTGAACAATCCGTTCCCAGAATTTTTTAGACGCGGACTGAATGTTTCACTTAGTACCGATGATCCGATGATGTTTCACCAGACGCAAGAACCACTTATCGAAGAATACAGCGTTGCGGCACGGGTGTGGGGTTTATCCCCGAATGATCTATGTGAAATCGCGCGCAACTCCGTGCTTCAGTGTGGGTTTGATTATACGTTTAAGCGAGAGGCGATCGGTGATTGTTGGTATATGAGCTCGTCTCTTGGAAATGACCCCCTGCGGACGCATCTTTCCGACATCCGTGTTGCCTTCCGATTTGAGACGTACCATACAGAGATGCAGATGCTTGAGTTATGCTCCGGTCGGCCCATCAAACGCTGTATGCTCACGACTCAtcaggaggaggaaatcaATGAGATGAACGTTGGCATTGATGCCAATGAGGTTATACTGTCGACCCACGACCAGGCCATGGAAATGTTACTCCGCGATATAGAGTCAACGCGAGAAAGTCTTCGCGTCAAACGTCTTGATGCGGATGCTCTCCGTCGACAACAACGGCATTTGGTCGAGAATCTCGTTGAGGTGGGCGCCCGAAGACAATCCGCAATGGAGGCAGTCGAGCGCGAAAATAGGGCGAAGTCGCTGAGGTACCCGCGGGGAGTACCACCCGTGCCGGATACCGAATTCATGACAGCGGAGCGGGAGACAGTCAAACGACTTTTGCGATGGCGCCCAATGCCGCCAGGAGTGCTCAGGCATGTGCGTGTTGAGGATGTGCCGAAGAAGGGTGGGCGGGAACTTCCCTCGTTACCTCCTCTGCACCGATAG
- a CDS encoding cyclophilin-40, putative has translation MGKFCWLQVTIGGKPLREKIVLELFDDVTPLTCANFRALCTGNEGKVVEGTDTPMTYKGSTFHRIIGGFMIQGGDFTKHNGTGGVSIYGERFDDENFDMPCDKAGLLAMANAGPNTNGSQFFITVNPAHHLTGRHVVFGKVVRGMNTVRALEYVETGANDTPLQPCVIADCGVMESLPDPVEQVGGDKYPDYPEDCSPALSDAELVRAGEEIRQIGNNLFKGGDYENAMEKYAKVTRYLKAVNKTSANEGTINEMLIACHNNAAASAVKLSRWSDARNAATRVLDIDGSNVKALFRRGTACLGSGDPESAIADLSKAKALDPQNTEVAAKLQQAKEAEKARTAKLASGLKKMFS, from the coding sequence ATGGGCAAGTTCTGCTGGCTCCAAGTAACCATCGGTGGGAAGCCGCTTCGAGAGAAGATTGTGTTGGAGCTTTTCGATGATGTGACTCCCTTGACGTGTGCTAACTTCCGGGCACTTTGTACCGGTAACGAAGGGAAGGTCGTTGAAGGGACGGACACACCAATGACTTACAAGGGTAGTACATTTCACAGGATTATCGGCGGGTTTATGATTCAGGGGGGTGATTTTACAAAGCACAATGGCACAGGTGGGGTATCCATTTACGGTGAGCGTTTTGACGACGAGAACTTTGATATGCCATGTGATAAGGCCGGCTTGCTAGCCATGGCAAATGCGGGACCAAACACCAATGGATCCCAATTTTTCATAACTGTAAACCCTGCGCACCATCTTACTGGCCGGCATGTAGTTTTTGGAAAAGTCGTGCGCGGAATGAACACGGTACGCGCGTTGGAGTACGTTGAAACAGGTGCCAATGACACCCCTCTTCAACCCTGTGTAATTGCTGATTGTGGGGTAATGGAATCACTTCCCGATCCCGTGGAGCAAGTCGGTGGGGACAAATATCCGGACTATCCGGAGGATTGTTCTCCCGCACTGAGTGATGCGGAACTCGTGAGAGCAGGGGAAGAGATACGGCAAATTGGAAACAACCTGTTCAAGGGTGGCGACTACGAGAACGCCATGGAGAAGTACGCGAAAGTAACTCGGTATCTCAAAGCCGTCAATAAAACCTCGGCAAATGAGGGGACTATTAATGAAATGTTGATTGCTTGCCACAACAATGCGGCAGCATCAGCAGTGAAGCTAAGCAGGTGGTCGGATGCGCGCAATGCCGCCACGCGGGTTCTTGATATCGATGGGTCAAACGTCAAGGCTCTTTTTCGACGTGGAACTGCCTGCCTTGGGTCAGGTGACCCTGAATCTGCAATCGCAGACCTTTCGAAGGCGAAGGCACTAGACCCGCAAAACACAGAGGTTGCTGCGAAGCTGcagcaagcaaaagaggccGAAAAGGCTCGTACAGCCAAGTTGGCTTCCGGTTTGAAGAAGATGTTTTCGTGA
- a CDS encoding glyceraldehyde-3-phosphate dehydrogenase,putative, with translation MEAETSKISEVPLPIPIGINGFGAVGRAVLFASMTEPQVTVVAVNDFSVSINYVLYVLQNESPLSAEDKASLTVVGEYIFYRGTERIRVTQKHDLVDIAWRDAGVSYVVECTGFTSTRDRCWGHLTSGARGVLVAGQSGDAPAIVAGVNDSDLSKIQPIICSGAPLAVALAPFIRILHESFGVEDCSYTAIHAIQPVEPNAARSANSQDWRQTRVTLDSITPYAHTGMTTFCKLMPTLSSRITGSAFQVPVTKGCAIDMLLRFKQPVAKESVDEALIEASKDRLKDVLFVSKRDFISRDLLPDGKLCYDPSASQCVREGELYKFTLWFDLERSFAKRLISLIPVMNDADAKKNNV, from the coding sequence ATGGAGGCGGAAACGAGCAAGATAAGTGAAGTTCCCTTGCCTATACCCATAGGTATCAATGGCTTTGGAGCTGTTGGGCGAGCCGTTCTGTTTGCATCAATGACGGAGCCTCAAGTAACAGTTGTGGCCGTAAACGATTTCTCTGTGAGTATCAATTATGTGTTGTATGTGCTGCAGAACGAGAGCCCGCTTTCTGCTGAAGACAAGGCGTCTCTTACTGTGGTTGGTGAGTACATTTTCTACCGCGGAACGGAAAGGATACGTGTTACGCAGAAGCACGATCTTGTGGATATTGCGTGGCGCGACGCCGGTGTGAGTTACGTGGTGGAGTGTACTGGGTTTACTTCCACACGCGACCGCTGTTGGGGGCATTTGACTTCTGGAGCGCGTGGTGTTCTCGTTGCCGGACAGAGCGGTGATGCGCCGGCAATCGTTGCTGGGGTAAACGATTCTGATCTTTCGAAGATACAACCCATCATATGCTCTGGGGCTCCGCTCGCTGTGGCTCTTGCCCCATTTATCCGCATTTTGCATGAGAGTTTTGGCGTGGAGGATTGCTCGTACACAGCCATCCATGCCATCCAACCGGTAGAGCCCAATGCAGCCAGATCAGCAAATTCGCAGGACTGGCGGCAGACCCGGGTGACGTTGGATAGTATAACACCGTATGCGCACACTGGGATGACTACATTTTGCAAACTGATGCCCACTCTTTCGTCGCGAATTACCGGAAGCGCCTTTCAGGTTCCGGTAACAAAGGGTTGTGCAATTGACATGTTGCTACGTTTCAAGCAACCTGTTGCCAAAGAGTCTGTTGACGAGGCCCTCATCGAAGCGTCAAAGGATCGGCTTAAGGATGTGCTCTTTGTGTCAAAGAGAGATTTCATTAGCCGTGATCTGTTGCCAGATGGGAAGCTTTGTTATGATCCCTCGGCGTCTCAGTGCGTACGGGAAGGGGAACTGTATAAATTCACGCTTTGGTTTGACCTGGAAAGAAGTTTCGCGAAACGTCTTATTTCTCTGATACCCGTTATGAATGACGCGGATGCAAAGAAGAATAATGTGTAG
- a CDS encoding glycine cleavage system H protein, putative translates to MRRALFCPAATVAATIRFYATRFFTDSHEWVEHGDGIATIGITAHAQENLGDVVYVALPNVGDKITERDMLGEVESVKATSNVYCPVTGVVHAVNEKVKDEPSLINRSAEADGWLVKVKCDEIPKGLMTADEYNKFIE, encoded by the coding sequence ATGCGTCGCGCACTGTTTTGTCCAGCAGCCACCGTGGCGGCCACTATTCGCTTTTACGCCACCCGCTTCTTCACGGATAGCCACGAATGGGTAGAGCATGGCGACGGCATTGCGACCATTGGTATAACGGCGCATGCGCAGGAGAACCTTGGTGACGTTGTTTACGTCGCATTGCCAAATGTTGGTGATAAGATAACAGAGCGAGATATGCTGGGAGAGGTGGAGAGTGTGAAGGCTACAAGCAATGTTTACTGTCCTGTCACCGGTGTCGTGCATGCGGTTAACGAGAAAGTAAAGGATGAGCCGTCGTTGATTAATCGCTCCGCGGAGGCTGATGGCTGGCTTGTCAAGGTTAAGTGTGACGAGATACCAAAGGGGCTTATGACTGCCGATGAATACAACAAATTTATAGAATAG
- a CDS encoding MCAK-like kinesin, putative, producing MPNIPLVAELGTKCAEFQRLLNTSEVPEVVKKKLRPSMDPKELFTSQDSRIFVRCRPIIPFDQEDMNSKSIIRKVDGYRDPVVMSPKISLAGQCTIEPHSVTLDGVFCGGDDTERVYMESCAPLVHLSVEGASTCVLCYGQTGSGKTHTTLGIVGLMSRDLAPYFASHNIFITVIEIQANKNIDLLTGSEVQVVEDISGELKIRGTDGFECSNDEMLLAVFQEAASQRMTKATGRNEVSSRSHMVTCIQIICKNSTWVKPGELFIVDLAGSENTADSATHDKERQMEAKFINTSLMTLKECIRARAMAATSTSHLHIPFRRSPLTLLLRDCFEIAVKRPTKTVVIACVSPLLRDSRHTINTLRYASLLAVTVPARIVADDPDDPNGFDREQALAFICRCSRGRITNPEYILPEGDGRTLVHIPEAEFIRRIMESHAKISEKGAKQIYTSVWQKIVDARTKGRKVMTSSKKAPIAPRCATQRR from the coding sequence ATGCCCAACATACCGTTAGTGGCTGAACTTGGTACCAAATGTGCCGAGTTTCAACGGTTGCTCAACACCTCCGAGGTGCCTGAGGTTGTCAAGAAGAAACTCCGCCCGTCTATGGACCCTAAAGAACTTTTCACTTCTCAGGACTCTAGAATATTTGTCCGATGTCGTCCAATTATACCTTTCGACCAAGAAGACATGAATAGCAAAAGTATCATTCGTAAAGTGGACGGGTATCGCGATCCTGTTGTAATGTCCCCCAAAATTTCACTAGCTGGACAGTGCACAATCGAGCCACACAGCGTAACCCTCGACGGAGTTTTTTGCGGAGGGGATGACACCGAACGCGTATACATGGAGTCATGTGCACCTCTCGTTCACTTGTCGGTTGAGGGTGCCTCGACCTGTGTTTTGTGCTATGGACAAACAGGGAGTGGTAAGACGCATACGACATTGGGTATTGTTGGCCTTATGTCAAGGGATCTGGCTCCTTACTTTGCTTCACATAACATTTTCATTACAGTTATTGAGatacaagcaaacaaaaatattgaTCTCCTGACCGGTTCAGAGGTTCAGGTAGTTGAGGATATATCTGGTGAGTTGAAGATCCGTGGAACAGATGGTTTTGAATGTTCTAATGATGAAATGTTATTAGCTGTGTTCCAAGAGGCGGCATCCCAGAGGATGACAAAGGCAACAGGGAGAAATGAAGTCTCTTCCCGCAGTCACATGGTTACCTGCATACAAATAATTTGTAAGAACAGCACGTGGGTTAAACCAGGGGAGTTATTTATTGTGGATCTTGCCGGAAGTGAGAACACAGCGGACAGCGCTACACATGATAAGGAAAGACAAATGGAAGCAAAGTTCATCAACACCTCACTTATGACGCTGAAAGAATGCATCCGGGCGCGAGCAATGGCAGCGACAAGCACCAGTCACCTGCATATACCATTTAGAAGATCGCCTTTAACACTATTACTGCGTGATTGTTTTGAAATTGCTGTGAAGAGACCAACGAAGACGGTAGTAATAGCATGTGTTTCTCCTCTGTTGAGAGATTCTAGACATACAATAAACACATTGAGGTACGCCTCCTTGCTTGCGGTAACCGTTCCAGCACGTATTGTTGCTGATGACCCCGACGATCCAAATGGATTTGACAGGGAGCAAGCGTTGGCATTTATATGTCGGTGCTCGAGAGGTCGGATTACCAACCCAGAATATATTCTTCCTGAAGGAGATGGTCGTACCCTTGTTCATATTCCTGAGGCAGAGTTCATCCGTCGTATAATGGAATCTCATGCGAAAATAAGCGAGAAAGGCGCCAAACAGATCTATACGTCTGTGTGGCAAAAAATAGTGGATGCTCGAACAAAGGGGCGCAAAGTCATGACATCATCAAAGAAAGCCCCCATTGCCCCGCGGTGTGCTACGCAGAGGAGATGA